One window of the Chryseobacterium camelliae genome contains the following:
- a CDS encoding Cof-type HAD-IIB family hydrolase — MNAVQKPNVKAVFFDIDGTLFSLKTKSIPESAQKALKNLRKKGIKVIVATGRSINDLHHIRHLEFDGFLTFNGGYCMTVDGEVMFRQTIHSEDIKNLIRFSEKSNVSFSLMYEDKVRISHESPEVLELYEHVNLPVPPLYSKEIPDFENVLQANVFIGPEYEDSFMKEVMPNSLSSRWTSLFADVNPGGISKQNGVQQFCDHFNIDISETMAFGDGGNDISMLKFVKTGVAMGNAGDHVKEAADFVTDDVDDHGIESALIHFGLLD, encoded by the coding sequence ATGAACGCCGTACAAAAACCAAATGTTAAAGCTGTCTTTTTCGATATAGACGGTACTCTTTTCAGTTTAAAAACCAAGTCCATCCCTGAGTCGGCTCAAAAGGCTTTAAAAAATCTGCGCAAAAAGGGAATAAAAGTTATTGTTGCGACCGGTCGTTCCATCAATGATCTTCATCATATCAGGCATTTGGAGTTTGATGGATTTCTTACCTTCAATGGAGGATATTGTATGACAGTGGACGGTGAAGTGATGTTCCGTCAGACCATTCATTCAGAGGATATCAAAAACCTGATCAGGTTTTCTGAGAAATCGAATGTCAGCTTTTCACTCATGTATGAAGATAAAGTGAGAATCAGCCACGAATCTCCAGAAGTGCTGGAGTTATATGAGCACGTCAACCTTCCTGTTCCTCCATTATACAGCAAAGAAATTCCTGATTTCGAAAATGTTTTGCAGGCTAACGTTTTCATCGGCCCTGAATATGAAGATTCTTTTATGAAAGAAGTGATGCCGAATTCTTTATCATCCCGATGGACATCCTTATTTGCTGATGTCAACCCGGGAGGAATCAGTAAGCAAAACGGTGTGCAGCAGTTTTGTGATCATTTTAATATCGATATTTCTGAAACGATGGCTTTCGGAGACGGAGGAAACGATATTTCAATGCTGAAGTTTGTAAAAACTGGAGTTGCAATGGGAAATGCCGGAGATCATGTCAAAGAAGCAGCAGATTTTGTGACGGATGATGTGGATGATCATGGTATTGAGTCGGCTCTGATTCATTTTGGCCTGTTGGACTAG
- a CDS encoding outer membrane beta-barrel family protein, whose translation MKTKIIAVLSFIFLFNSLNAQEQVKDSLISNQESSIQEVVIEGKKPLIRTKIDGLVYNVQSDPESKSKNLLEMMRKMPYLSVDADENILFKGNTNFKILINGKETQLLTNSPKDFLKSMPVNTIQNIEIITNPSSKYDAEGVSGLINIITAKKMKDGYNASVNLSSRFPKQENNAGFSMNLQRNKFGISVYGGGYLKNSPEISYQNSQYTVSNNLFQNGSTSGKGNGGYFNVNASYEIDSLNLLNIQLGSNIANNTAKDHFNSGFFQQNNLKENINSISNSDGNGKGFEASFNYQMGFRNDKSQLLTLSYRFNSYDYGINSVTDFQNRLNNMSNTINQNNDNQNNENTFQVDFVKNIKKVYLETGIKAILRKNSSQYTTVPESLLNSDEFSNQQNIYGAYVTTKFSFLEWNFQTGLRVESTVTNVNFTSTDTLVNQNYLNLIPNISISKTWKEHHGINFGFSQRIKRPGINRLNPFVNQSNPYIQVSGNPYLKPVINNDLMANYSYNHRISLNLGLGYSFSNKTDLKVSTYNPTTNITNTTYENSSNVSRLGLDYNLNYPVTKKLTFGVNGNAAFFFIKGKINNIEVENNLFTYYVYLSASYQFENHWNASSNLELNSRMPAGLQSTTNAFTGSSFSFSKSILNNQMSFSASVNNPFNTFRKAVTETIGTDFYQNNYVRDYYRSFSFNITYKFGKLRDEIKSTRRKIENNDLAN comes from the coding sequence ATGAAAACAAAAATAATAGCAGTACTATCTTTTATCTTTTTATTCAACAGTTTGAATGCTCAGGAACAGGTAAAAGATTCTCTTATATCAAATCAGGAATCTTCGATTCAGGAGGTTGTTATTGAAGGAAAAAAACCTTTGATCAGAACAAAAATTGATGGGTTGGTCTACAATGTGCAGTCGGATCCGGAAAGCAAATCCAAGAATCTGCTGGAAATGATGAGAAAAATGCCTTACCTGTCTGTGGATGCTGACGAAAACATCCTTTTCAAAGGAAACACCAACTTTAAAATTCTGATCAATGGAAAAGAAACACAGCTTCTGACGAACAGTCCCAAAGATTTTTTGAAAAGTATGCCTGTCAACACGATTCAGAATATCGAGATCATAACTAATCCTTCCTCAAAATATGATGCTGAAGGAGTATCTGGGCTTATTAATATTATTACAGCTAAGAAAATGAAGGATGGTTACAATGCATCCGTCAATCTTAGCTCAAGGTTTCCAAAGCAGGAAAACAATGCTGGGTTTTCAATGAATCTTCAACGCAATAAATTTGGGATTTCTGTTTATGGCGGTGGTTATCTTAAAAACAGTCCTGAGATCAGTTATCAAAATTCCCAATACACCGTATCCAATAATCTATTTCAGAATGGAAGTACTTCAGGCAAAGGAAACGGAGGCTATTTCAATGTTAATGCGAGCTATGAAATCGATAGTCTGAATCTGTTGAACATTCAGCTGGGTTCAAATATTGCCAACAACACAGCAAAAGACCATTTTAATTCAGGTTTTTTCCAGCAAAACAATCTCAAAGAAAATATTAATTCTATCAGCAATTCAGACGGTAACGGAAAAGGTTTTGAGGCTTCTTTCAATTATCAGATGGGGTTCAGAAATGATAAAAGCCAGCTTTTGACGTTGTCTTACAGGTTCAACAGTTACGATTATGGTATTAACAGTGTTACGGATTTTCAAAATAGATTGAACAATATGTCCAATACTATCAATCAGAATAATGATAATCAAAATAATGAAAATACTTTTCAGGTCGATTTCGTAAAGAACATTAAAAAAGTCTATCTGGAAACCGGTATAAAAGCCATACTCAGGAAGAACAGCAGTCAATACACAACCGTTCCGGAAAGCCTTCTAAATTCGGATGAATTTTCGAACCAACAAAATATTTACGGAGCTTATGTCACCACAAAGTTCAGTTTTTTAGAATGGAATTTCCAAACGGGATTAAGAGTGGAAAGCACGGTTACGAATGTCAATTTTACTTCTACCGATACCCTGGTTAATCAGAATTACTTGAATCTGATTCCGAATATATCCATCAGTAAAACCTGGAAAGAACATCACGGTATCAACTTCGGATTTTCACAGCGAATTAAAAGACCGGGCATCAACCGTCTGAATCCATTTGTCAATCAATCGAATCCTTATATCCAGGTCAGTGGAAATCCTTACCTGAAGCCTGTTATCAATAATGATCTGATGGCGAATTATTCCTACAACCACAGGATCAGTCTGAATCTTGGATTGGGGTATTCATTTTCTAATAAAACTGACCTTAAAGTTTCAACCTATAATCCTACGACAAATATTACCAACACCACCTATGAAAATTCAAGCAACGTAAGCCGGCTCGGTCTGGATTATAACCTGAATTATCCTGTTACCAAGAAACTTACTTTTGGGGTCAACGGAAATGCGGCCTTCTTCTTTATCAAGGGTAAAATCAACAATATTGAAGTTGAAAATAATCTTTTTACATACTATGTTTATCTCTCAGCCAGTTATCAGTTTGAAAATCATTGGAATGCCAGTTCAAATCTTGAACTGAACAGTAGAATGCCTGCCGGGCTTCAAAGCACGACCAATGCTTTTACAGGCTCATCGTTCAGTTTCAGCAAAAGTATTCTAAATAATCAAATGTCATTTTCAGCATCCGTTAATAACCCTTTTAATACATTCAGAAAAGCCGTTACGGAAACAATCGGAACTGATTTTTATCAGAATAATTATGTCAGGGATTATTACAGGTCATTTAGTTTCAATATCACGTATAAATTTGGAAAGCTTAGGGATGAGATTAAAAGTACAAGGAGAAAAATTGAAAATAACGATTTGGCCAATTAG
- a CDS encoding glycosyltransferase family 4 protein: MKILLVTQNYPPSRGGMAESCGRIVRNLKRKGCEVHVLHFSNRQKPYVIKTEAGGNYSALGIYDTEEYTLNLAALFLEKKKEFLEVDAIVAFGGYLPMMWTPVISQFFGKPLYTCIRGNDFDEGLFSRKRNSLFYALEHSEAILSVCTEKQGKIAKLFPSKKVVYTPNGIDASFWNLNENEIRKTDERKQGLTDKKVILIAGQLKFKKGIRHFIESFDQFHFKSDYELWMIGDLPEEVKLFIGNFDLNVKLFPFASKYEMRSFYAMADLVCIPSLYDGMPNVLLEAGASKKLIIASEVGGIPDVIIHGRSGLLYHPLEANALLDVLIQHHHLAEDKKELMKNELYNTINQNFTEQNEIQNYLNLFL; the protein is encoded by the coding sequence ATGAAAATTTTGCTGGTAACCCAAAACTATCCTCCGTCCAGAGGTGGAATGGCAGAATCCTGCGGAAGGATTGTCCGGAACCTGAAAAGAAAAGGTTGTGAAGTCCATGTCCTGCATTTTTCCAACCGGCAGAAGCCTTATGTGATAAAAACGGAAGCCGGCGGAAACTACAGTGCGCTCGGGATCTATGATACAGAAGAATATACGCTGAATCTGGCGGCATTATTCCTGGAAAAGAAAAAGGAATTTTTAGAGGTTGATGCGATTGTTGCCTTTGGCGGATATCTGCCTATGATGTGGACGCCTGTCATCAGTCAGTTTTTCGGAAAACCTTTGTACACCTGTATCCGGGGAAATGATTTTGACGAAGGTTTATTTTCCAGGAAGAGGAACTCACTTTTTTATGCCCTGGAACATTCGGAGGCTATATTGTCTGTCTGTACAGAGAAGCAGGGAAAAATTGCAAAATTGTTCCCTTCAAAAAAAGTCGTTTATACACCAAACGGAATTGATGCCTCTTTCTGGAACCTGAATGAGAATGAAATAAGGAAGACTGATGAGAGAAAGCAAGGCCTAACGGACAAAAAGGTTATCCTCATTGCGGGACAACTTAAATTCAAGAAGGGAATCCGCCATTTCATTGAGTCCTTTGATCAATTTCATTTTAAAAGTGACTATGAACTCTGGATGATCGGTGATCTGCCCGAAGAAGTCAAACTTTTTATCGGTAACTTTGATTTGAATGTCAAACTCTTTCCGTTTGCCTCCAAATACGAAATGCGCAGCTTTTACGCGATGGCAGACCTGGTGTGTATTCCGTCTTTGTATGATGGGATGCCTAATGTTTTATTAGAAGCCGGTGCTTCAAAAAAGCTGATTATTGCTTCTGAAGTTGGCGGTATTCCGGATGTCATCATACATGGAAGATCGGGACTTTTATATCATCCTTTGGAAGCCAACGCATTGCTGGATGTTTTGATTCAACATCATCATTTAGCTGAGGATAAAAAAGAACTGATGAAAAATGAATTGTATAACACGATTAATCAGAATTTTACAGAACAAAACGAAATACAGAACTACCTAAATCTATTCTTATGA
- a CDS encoding RNA polymerase sigma factor, whose translation MFDEDKVISDILKGNLNTFQIVVKQYQNLVYSILNRMLTNDEDIEDIGQEVFMRVFENLRLFKKESKLSTWIARITYNIAINYLKKEVNKKYDNLDHSIDFQFSSETPESRLIGKEFDAYLNKLIRELPLQYRTVITLYHLDELTVQEVQKITKFPEGTIKVYLLRARKLLKEKLQKDGYP comes from the coding sequence ATGTTCGATGAAGACAAAGTCATTTCTGATATTTTAAAAGGCAATCTGAATACTTTTCAGATCGTTGTCAAACAGTATCAGAACCTGGTCTACTCTATTCTGAACAGGATGCTGACAAATGATGAGGATATCGAGGATATCGGTCAGGAAGTATTTATGAGGGTTTTCGAGAATCTGAGGTTATTTAAGAAAGAATCCAAATTATCAACCTGGATTGCCAGGATCACCTATAATATCGCCATTAATTATCTAAAAAAAGAAGTTAATAAAAAGTATGATAATTTGGATCACAGTATTGATTTTCAGTTTTCTTCAGAAACACCGGAATCTAGGCTGATCGGAAAAGAATTCGATGCCTATCTGAATAAACTGATCCGTGAACTTCCGTTGCAGTACAGAACGGTGATCACGCTGTATCATCTGGATGAGCTGACTGTTCAGGAGGTTCAAAAAATTACAAAATTTCCTGAAGGAACCATAAAAGTATATCTGCTGCGGGCCAGAAAATTATTAAAAGAAAAATTACAGAAAGATGGATATCCCTAA
- a CDS encoding LemA family protein, translated as MITIGIIVAILVIAIIWAVSVYNGLVNKKVSVQEGWSSIDVFLKKRNDLIPNLVETVKGYATHESSVLQNVVEARNLSGKAQSAKEQGVAESAMQNAMMNLFAVAENYPDLKANANFISLQQDLNALEDDIEMARRYYNGTVKENNVAIEVFPSNVIANAFKFEKAEFFEIQNASEREVVKVNF; from the coding sequence ATGATTACAATAGGAATTATCGTTGCCATTTTAGTTATTGCTATCATTTGGGCTGTTTCGGTTTACAACGGATTGGTCAATAAAAAGGTCAGCGTGCAGGAAGGATGGAGCTCAATAGATGTGTTTCTGAAAAAGCGGAATGATTTGATTCCCAATCTTGTTGAAACCGTAAAAGGCTATGCAACGCATGAATCGTCTGTTTTACAAAATGTAGTGGAGGCCAGAAACCTGTCTGGCAAAGCGCAGTCTGCAAAAGAGCAGGGCGTGGCGGAATCTGCAATGCAAAATGCTATGATGAACCTGTTTGCAGTGGCAGAAAATTATCCCGACTTAAAAGCCAATGCTAATTTCATCTCTCTTCAGCAGGATTTGAATGCCCTGGAAGATGATATCGAGATGGCGAGAAGATACTATAACGGCACAGTGAAGGAAAATAATGTTGCGATAGAAGTTTTCCCTTCCAATGTGATTGCCAATGCTTTCAAATTTGAGAAAGCGGAATTTTTCGAAATTCAAAATGCAAGTGAGCGCGAGGTGGTGAAAGTTAATTTCTAA
- a CDS encoding ankyrin repeat domain-containing protein: MIQLIPEPYKRALLSAIDNADMDSIQKIIEGNRIDVNSYNDDSFSPVIMDVLTSFGIKNEEERLKILLFFLNRGADPNLNCKSGYNSLHIAVQQKKLVRSLDLLLDFGGDVNATDQNGSSVAYWAIQSFPWRTEGEVRQQHLKVIGKIMMLGADLDQKNKFGVAPRDWLKRSPEDLRLLVEQCEKLNPGYTESSTVQPDFPTNYRFPKIVRHIRTNLIPVRGEAETIEGEMLRGLDILQDEAYRNGNANYSKNHKAFAEFILENLTTFTKTNKDDIKRITDAVKKLMKAEYPCLEDDVYDYLTDQICIFHLKINSNEFGTSKKWWKFW, encoded by the coding sequence ATGATTCAGCTTATCCCGGAACCATACAAACGCGCTTTATTATCTGCAATTGACAATGCAGATATGGATAGCATTCAAAAGATTATTGAAGGCAACCGGATTGATGTCAATTCTTACAACGATGATTCATTTTCGCCTGTCATCATGGATGTTCTTACTTCATTTGGAATAAAAAATGAAGAGGAAAGACTGAAGATACTGCTGTTTTTTCTTAATCGTGGAGCAGATCCGAACCTGAACTGTAAATCGGGGTATAATTCGTTACATATTGCGGTACAGCAGAAAAAGTTGGTTCGATCTCTCGACCTATTGCTGGACTTTGGTGGTGATGTAAACGCTACAGATCAGAATGGAAGCTCTGTTGCTTATTGGGCGATTCAGAGTTTTCCGTGGAGAACGGAAGGTGAAGTCAGGCAGCAGCATTTAAAAGTTATAGGAAAAATAATGATGTTAGGTGCTGATCTTGATCAAAAAAATAAGTTTGGCGTTGCCCCAAGAGACTGGCTAAAGCGTTCACCTGAAGACCTGAGGCTACTGGTAGAGCAATGCGAAAAATTAAACCCAGGGTATACCGAAAGTTCCACCGTCCAGCCGGATTTTCCTACAAATTATAGATTTCCGAAAATAGTCCGCCATATCCGCACAAACTTAATCCCCGTTAGAGGAGAAGCAGAAACGATAGAAGGAGAGATGCTTCGCGGATTGGATATTTTGCAGGATGAAGCATACAGAAACGGAAATGCCAATTATTCAAAAAACCATAAAGCTTTTGCGGAGTTTATTTTAGAAAACCTGACTACATTTACGAAGACCAATAAGGATGACATTAAAAGAATAACGGATGCAGTTAAAAAGCTAATGAAAGCAGAATATCCCTGTCTGGAAGATGATGTCTACGATTATTTAACAGACCAGATCTGCATCTTCCATCTAAAAATAAATAGCAATGAATTCGGAACTTCCAAAAAATGGTGGAAGTTCTGGTAG
- a CDS encoding glycosyltransferase, translated as MKSYYASFDAFPTSKGASTHICHSLQALSGIADKVDVYCLQGNNSAIDTRLAENVKIYPFFYENEAQNYLERARLFSEKVYYCTALSHEKGIGQFRDIWSGLGMIKQTHLKTVFEVNALTSVELPVRFPLLTPSLIAEIQNIELACLEACDHIVTPSAVTKKYLTQKFSIDREKISVIPNGAETISKKDKPIDLPAEYIVYFGALQPWQGLDVLLKSFRYLKDYESLNLVICSSVKEKAARPYHKLIEHLGIQDQVIFMYELEKDDLYAIIQHAKASVAPLKFGDRNVVQGCCPIKILESMACKTPIIAAELPVTKELLAEGEAYFFWPEDEQDLSRCIRFVLDNPGPANEKAENAFHRFQQQFTWDHHNEHLQKVYHNLM; from the coding sequence ATGAAATCCTACTACGCCAGTTTTGATGCTTTCCCTACCAGCAAAGGGGCATCCACACATATCTGCCACAGTTTGCAGGCTCTGTCCGGAATTGCGGATAAAGTAGATGTGTATTGTCTGCAAGGTAATAATTCTGCCATAGATACCAGGCTTGCGGAGAATGTAAAAATTTATCCTTTCTTCTACGAAAACGAAGCTCAGAATTACCTGGAAAGAGCGCGGCTTTTTTCTGAAAAGGTATATTATTGTACTGCACTTTCCCATGAGAAAGGAATTGGGCAGTTTCGTGATATCTGGAGCGGGCTGGGAATGATAAAACAAACCCATCTCAAAACGGTTTTTGAAGTCAATGCGTTAACATCTGTAGAATTGCCGGTGAGGTTTCCTCTTTTAACGCCTTCTCTCATTGCTGAAATACAGAATATTGAACTGGCTTGCCTTGAGGCCTGCGATCATATCGTAACACCGTCTGCCGTCACAAAAAAGTATCTGACACAAAAGTTTTCTATTGACAGGGAAAAAATATCCGTTATCCCCAATGGTGCGGAGACTATCTCAAAAAAGGATAAACCCATTGACCTTCCTGCAGAATACATCGTTTATTTCGGTGCCCTGCAACCCTGGCAGGGATTGGATGTTCTGCTGAAATCTTTCCGGTATCTGAAAGATTATGAAAGCCTGAACCTGGTCATCTGCTCTTCCGTGAAAGAAAAGGCAGCAAGACCTTATCATAAATTAATTGAACATCTCGGCATTCAGGATCAGGTCATTTTTATGTATGAACTGGAAAAAGATGATCTCTATGCCATCATACAACACGCAAAAGCATCGGTTGCTCCGCTGAAATTTGGAGACCGAAATGTGGTACAAGGCTGTTGCCCGATCAAAATACTTGAATCTATGGCCTGTAAAACACCGATTATTGCAGCAGAACTGCCCGTAACCAAAGAATTGCTGGCAGAAGGAGAAGCTTACTTTTTCTGGCCCGAAGATGAGCAGGACCTCAGCCGATGCATCCGTTTCGTTTTAGACAATCCCGGACCGGCAAATGAGAAAGCCGAAAATGCATTCCACAGATTCCAACAGCAGTTTACCTGGGATCATCATAATGAACATTTACAAAAAGTATATCACAATCTAATGTAA
- a CDS encoding DUF6249 domain-containing protein, which yields MKHLAPFIVMIAILIAISVVIVVLTNYDLKKKILNKENIDDKMFIILNNLTDFGSEMLKWGIILLFGGIGLIVLEFLPYNEDSPLPYGVMTIFVSLGFLSYYFLMKNKKK from the coding sequence ATGAAACATCTTGCACCCTTTATAGTAATGATCGCAATATTAATTGCAATCTCCGTTGTAATCGTAGTCTTAACAAATTATGACCTTAAAAAGAAGATACTGAACAAAGAAAATATAGATGATAAGATGTTCATTATCCTCAATAATCTGACAGACTTCGGATCTGAAATGCTGAAATGGGGGATCATCCTATTGTTTGGAGGAATTGGTTTAATCGTTTTGGAATTTCTTCCTTATAATGAAGATTCGCCGCTTCCTTATGGTGTGATGACTATCTTCGTCTCACTGGGTTTCCTAAGCTACTATTTCCTGATGAAAAATAAGAAGAAATAA
- a CDS encoding serine hydrolase encodes MKIHILLLFISLQVCAQQTRARVDEIINREMKERKIPGLQIAVVQNGKIVLSQSYGAANLQYSIPVTNTTIFPINSNTKVFTGVAVMQLVEQGKINLNDPISKYLDHLPDEWQKITIDQLLTHISGLPDILQLLDPATGNIGPLKNESAIWEKLRTLPLDFKAGEQFSYNQTNYYLLGKIIEKISKEPFSADFKKNQFQIAHLTNTVFGDSRDIIPNYSASYRYNNFFDGRKGEAKLTNTYTEFPDFVRTGAGLNSTAEDMANWFIALQAGRLFKNPATLEMMWSPGQFNNGTPTNWARGWGITKPRKNHRAVGMSGGNRSVIMVYPDDHMAIIVLTNLAGSAPEDFVEEIAGCYDPDIVKADPLTYLRKNLREIGFGKVIDFVKTERKTNPSFTPNESELNDWAYRMMANKQEKEALEIFKLNVYLFPKSWNVYDSYGEILLKMEDKNKAIEMYRRSIQLNPENENGKKILKKLLSE; translated from the coding sequence ATGAAAATCCACATATTGTTGTTATTTATTTCATTACAGGTTTGCGCCCAGCAGACCAGGGCCCGTGTTGATGAAATCATTAACAGAGAAATGAAAGAACGGAAGATCCCGGGCCTGCAGATTGCCGTTGTACAAAATGGAAAAATTGTTTTAAGCCAATCCTATGGAGCTGCCAATCTGCAGTATTCTATTCCGGTTACCAATACAACCATTTTTCCGATCAACTCCAATACAAAGGTTTTCACCGGGGTTGCGGTGATGCAATTGGTTGAACAGGGTAAAATTAATTTGAATGATCCGATCAGTAAATATCTGGATCATCTTCCCGATGAATGGCAGAAGATCACTATTGACCAGCTCCTGACCCATATTTCAGGGTTGCCTGACATCCTGCAACTTCTTGATCCAGCCACGGGTAATATTGGACCATTGAAGAATGAATCAGCAATTTGGGAAAAATTGAGAACACTCCCCCTGGATTTTAAAGCAGGCGAACAATTCAGTTACAATCAAACCAACTATTATCTGTTGGGGAAAATCATTGAAAAAATCTCCAAAGAACCTTTTAGCGCCGATTTCAAAAAAAATCAGTTTCAGATTGCTCATCTTACCAATACAGTATTCGGAGATTCGAGGGACATTATTCCCAACTATTCGGCATCTTACCGCTATAACAATTTTTTCGATGGCAGAAAAGGAGAGGCAAAACTTACCAATACCTACACAGAATTTCCGGATTTCGTCCGGACCGGAGCTGGCCTCAACAGTACTGCTGAAGATATGGCGAACTGGTTCATCGCATTACAAGCCGGCCGTCTTTTCAAAAACCCGGCCACTTTAGAGATGATGTGGTCACCAGGTCAATTCAATAATGGAACACCGACCAACTGGGCAAGAGGCTGGGGAATTACAAAACCACGAAAAAACCACAGAGCAGTCGGAATGTCCGGCGGTAACAGATCTGTCATAATGGTATATCCTGATGATCATATGGCCATTATCGTATTAACCAACCTCGCAGGAAGCGCTCCCGAAGACTTTGTTGAAGAAATTGCAGGTTGCTACGATCCTGATATTGTGAAGGCAGATCCATTGACCTATTTAAGAAAAAATCTGAGAGAAATAGGATTCGGTAAAGTAATCGATTTTGTAAAAACAGAACGAAAAACAAATCCTTCATTTACTCCCAACGAATCTGAGCTGAACGATTGGGCCTACCGAATGATGGCCAATAAGCAAGAAAAAGAGGCTTTGGAAATTTTCAAGCTCAATGTTTACCTATTCCCGAAGAGCTGGAATGTATATGACAGTTATGGAGAAATTTTATTGAAGATGGAAGATAAAAACAAAGCCATTGAGATGTACAGAAGATCCATCCAATTAAATCCGGAAAATGAAAATGGAAAAAAAATACTTAAAAAACTGCTTTCGGAATAA